A window from Hymenobacter volaticus encodes these proteins:
- a CDS encoding ACT domain-containing protein — translation MHLTPGETNLDALLRTMEPVLHPEVYVFCTVPPGHLLLQLTPIATFREAEGLTLIVLATEAAQAGLAAVYPCRWITLNVHSSLEAVGFLARITGLLAAHGISVNPLSGYYHDHLFVPAGRAEEVMRLLGELRG, via the coding sequence ATGCATCTAACACCCGGCGAAACCAACCTGGATGCGCTGCTCCGCACCATGGAGCCCGTATTGCACCCCGAGGTATACGTGTTCTGCACGGTACCACCGGGTCACTTGCTGTTGCAGCTTACGCCCATAGCTACGTTTCGCGAAGCAGAAGGGCTGACACTTATTGTGTTGGCCACCGAGGCAGCACAGGCGGGTTTGGCGGCGGTGTATCCTTGCCGCTGGATTACGCTCAACGTGCATTCCAGTCTGGAAGCCGTAGGTTTTTTGGCGCGCATCACTGGCCTGCTCGCTGCGCATGGTATTAGCGTCAATCCCTTATCGGGCTACTACCACGACCACCTGTTTGTGCCAGCAGGCCGTGCCGAAGAAGTGATGCGGCTCCTTGGCGAGCTGCGCGGATAG
- a CDS encoding matrixin family metalloprotease has translation MVALDPAQRATQATLVVEGEVTASRSFWDSSHQRIYTAHQFRVFSALKGTAPATVTVLTEGGIVDLTRQDLTNTLALQPGQQGILFLTPASFPGTESAGTAWAAYGSQQGFIGYDLSDATAAEPFRKYGLIDEDFYQTLTDATGQTRRVVQPNPALTTAVARQLAPPVLARGQAPVISSLSPTTIPAGTGAVLTITGSGFGPARGTGFVEFRNADNGGSSYVKPRVTDYVSWSDTRIQVRVPSVSQTSGGTRSPAGSGPVRVTSNDRLVTTSLTTVTIPYAISNVLAANDSSQVIRPSHLSQNGRGGYAFRFEPGLVANPRAVTAFRNALATWRCQSGVNWDVDAATRTERGAKEDSENSVGFDEGTELPVNVLGRTTSYYQGCFQPDGTIAFSVKEIDMQFDSGTNWQYGPAAAGATQLDFETVVVHELGHAHQLSHVILPRAVMHYAVARGQTSRAISTDDITGGRLVLRSRSFVTQSCGPLPMLPAPLTSLAATTGTDGIALAWTTQDECFLQNFVVERSVSFDTTAWQTLATVPRNGNTYRYVDTDPQTGLRYYRLRLRRPNGVFDTAAPLAAYGDAATAGRPQLFPNPAGATGLRLQYPATAAGRLRVSIVDAIGRQHSLIGIDYQPGLNFLAIPTESLRPGWYVVRLRTPEGKESNLPFLRAE, from the coding sequence TTGGTAGCACTCGACCCGGCCCAGCGGGCAACCCAGGCGACGCTGGTGGTGGAAGGAGAGGTAACGGCCAGCCGCAGCTTCTGGGACAGCAGCCACCAGCGTATCTATACGGCCCATCAGTTTCGCGTTTTTAGCGCGCTCAAAGGTACGGCCCCCGCTACCGTGACCGTGCTAACCGAAGGCGGTATCGTGGACCTGACCCGGCAAGACCTTACCAATACGCTTGCCCTGCAGCCCGGCCAGCAAGGCATCCTTTTTCTGACGCCCGCCTCGTTTCCGGGTACCGAAAGCGCAGGCACTGCCTGGGCCGCCTATGGCAGTCAGCAAGGATTTATCGGGTATGATTTAAGCGACGCCACTGCCGCCGAACCATTTCGGAAATATGGCTTGATCGACGAAGATTTCTATCAGACGCTGACGGATGCCACCGGCCAAACCCGTCGCGTAGTGCAGCCCAACCCAGCACTAACTACGGCAGTGGCGCGGCAACTGGCCCCCCCGGTACTCGCCCGCGGGCAGGCCCCGGTTATCTCCAGCCTGAGCCCAACCACTATACCCGCCGGTACGGGTGCCGTGCTGACCATCACAGGCTCAGGCTTTGGGCCCGCGCGCGGTACCGGGTTCGTGGAGTTCCGCAACGCCGACAATGGCGGTAGCTCGTACGTAAAGCCCCGCGTCACCGACTACGTGAGTTGGTCGGATACTCGTATTCAGGTGCGGGTGCCTTCTGTAAGCCAGACCAGCGGCGGTACTCGCAGTCCGGCGGGCAGTGGCCCCGTACGGGTCACCAGCAACGACCGGCTTGTTACCACCAGCCTGACCACCGTTACCATTCCCTACGCCATTAGCAACGTGCTGGCCGCCAACGATTCCAGCCAGGTAATACGCCCCAGCCACCTCAGCCAGAACGGGCGCGGAGGCTATGCTTTTCGCTTTGAACCTGGTTTGGTGGCCAACCCCCGAGCAGTAACCGCCTTCCGAAATGCCTTGGCCACCTGGCGCTGCCAAAGCGGGGTGAACTGGGATGTAGATGCCGCCACCCGAACCGAACGGGGCGCCAAAGAAGACAGCGAGAACAGTGTCGGGTTTGATGAGGGAACAGAACTGCCCGTCAACGTATTGGGCCGCACAACCAGCTATTATCAAGGCTGCTTCCAGCCCGACGGTACCATCGCTTTTTCTGTAAAAGAAATTGACATGCAATTTGATAGCGGCACCAACTGGCAGTATGGCCCAGCAGCGGCTGGCGCAACTCAGCTGGATTTCGAGACGGTGGTTGTGCACGAGCTAGGGCACGCTCATCAGCTTTCCCACGTGATTTTGCCGCGCGCTGTGATGCACTATGCCGTAGCCCGCGGACAAACCAGCCGCGCCATTAGTACTGATGATATAACTGGTGGGCGCCTGGTGCTCCGTAGCCGTAGCTTCGTGACGCAGAGCTGCGGCCCGCTCCCCATGCTGCCTGCTCCCCTCACCAGCCTCGCGGCCACCACGGGCACCGACGGCATTGCTCTAGCCTGGACCACCCAAGACGAGTGTTTCCTGCAAAACTTTGTGGTTGAGCGTTCTGTGTCGTTTGACACCACTGCCTGGCAAACCCTGGCCACCGTCCCACGCAACGGCAACACGTACCGCTACGTCGATACCGACCCGCAGACCGGGTTACGGTACTACCGCCTGCGTCTGCGTCGGCCTAATGGTGTCTTCGATACGGCAGCTCCATTGGCCGCCTACGGCGACGCTGCTACGGCCGGTCGGCCTCAGCTATTTCCTAACCCAGCTGGTGCTACTGGGCTCCGCTTACAGTATCCCGCCACAGCGGCGGGGCGCCTGCGTGTTTCCATTGTTGATGCCATCGGCCGGCAACACAGTCTTATTGGGATTGATTATCAGCCAGGCCTCAACTTCTTAGCCATCCCGACAGAATCCCTGCGCCCTGGCTGGTACGTAGTCCGCTTGCGTACGCCTGAGGGCAAAGAATCCAACCTGCCGTTTCTGCGGGCTGAGTAG
- a CDS encoding head GIN domain-containing protein yields the protein MHSLLSPVFAGALLLSGFVATAARETRQVASFNQVTLAGSATVILVQGSPQKVVVDAENEDLAHLETTVSGDKLRIGTKQESGMNWSNYRFKGPVTVYVTVPSISALTVSGSGKMKVDDGVKAKDLNLSVSGSGHMELGQVQADELETAISGSGDIMINGGSVPRQAVRISGSGGMQAAKLRTERCNVRISGSGNCRVNATETLEASIAGSGNVYVTGGAKVSSSTAGSGRVRQQ from the coding sequence ATGCATTCTTTACTATCTCCTGTTTTTGCCGGCGCGCTGTTGCTGTCGGGTTTTGTGGCCACGGCAGCCCGCGAAACGCGCCAGGTAGCCAGCTTCAATCAGGTAACCTTGGCAGGTTCGGCCACGGTGATACTCGTGCAGGGCAGCCCCCAGAAGGTGGTAGTAGATGCCGAAAACGAGGACCTCGCCCATCTCGAAACCACCGTCAGCGGCGACAAGCTACGCATCGGCACCAAACAAGAAAGTGGCATGAACTGGTCTAATTACCGCTTCAAAGGCCCCGTGACCGTGTATGTGACGGTACCTTCCATCAGCGCCCTGACAGTGAGCGGCTCCGGCAAAATGAAGGTCGATGACGGCGTCAAAGCCAAAGACCTGAACCTAAGTGTAAGCGGCTCCGGGCACATGGAATTGGGCCAGGTGCAAGCCGACGAGCTGGAAACCGCCATATCAGGCTCCGGCGACATTATGATAAACGGTGGCTCAGTACCGCGCCAGGCTGTTCGAATCAGCGGCTCGGGTGGTATGCAAGCCGCCAAGCTACGCACTGAAAGATGCAACGTGCGCATCAGTGGTTCCGGGAACTGCCGCGTAAATGCCACTGAAACACTGGAAGCTAGCATAGCTGGCTCCGGCAATGTGTATGTAACCGGCGGCGCTAAAGTCAGCAGCTCTACTGCTGGTAGCGGCCGCGTACGCCAGCAATAA
- a CDS encoding PA14 domain-containing protein, producing MSTLFTSYLTRSRLLLLFIGLLGVWPNLEVLAQPTACTGNDPGGSPATNGLYAQYYRGYFANDQTYFATTTAGITRVDPNVYFGSTSPFGNLLPTADGSATNPDNFSLRQRGSLRIATTGVYTFYLTADDAAYLWLDNAALSTNPSPGQATIDNGGDHSERTIQASVYLTAGLHNVLVHYGDLINENSLILEYESAAAGIVRQVVPSTEFCTSIQPAIVQPSALAYAPAFQTVLVGNSGTSVVPTVTSVSTPQFVLANTSSLPNGITINATTGQLSLASTVPVGVYEAEVAVVNAQGAATFRSAYTFTVAAAAPLNCTGTRPDGGPATSGIFAEYYAGYFNDNPAFFTTNTPKLTRVDTQLNFSDDDRWGNLALTSSGSIDNPDMYSARFRGRILIPTAGTYTLYLTADDGARLWLDTPAVQATPVNADALINNSGQHSALTESATVTLAAGYHDIQIHYGEGIGSNVLVLEYASTTANIARQVVPASAYCSAVSPIPQSVKPGQKNSHSLSVAPNPNNGTFKVHITQSQPDSGKLQMVDVLGRVLFEKPVPSALEQEVPITTEYLPVGMYMLRLITANGTGTQKVVVE from the coding sequence ATGTCAACACTTTTTACTTCTTATTTAACACGTTCCAGACTATTATTGCTGTTTATTGGACTGTTAGGGGTATGGCCAAATCTTGAAGTTCTGGCCCAGCCAACAGCCTGCACAGGCAATGATCCGGGCGGTAGCCCAGCTACCAACGGCTTGTACGCACAGTATTACCGGGGATACTTCGCCAACGACCAGACCTACTTTGCCACTACTACTGCTGGCATTACCCGGGTTGACCCTAACGTGTATTTTGGATCCACGTCGCCTTTCGGCAACCTGCTTCCCACGGCAGATGGCAGCGCTACCAACCCCGACAACTTTAGCTTGCGCCAACGGGGTAGCTTGCGCATTGCCACCACCGGTGTTTATACGTTCTACCTGACCGCTGACGACGCTGCTTACTTATGGCTCGACAACGCGGCGCTTAGCACCAATCCTTCCCCAGGCCAAGCCACCATTGATAACGGCGGCGACCACTCGGAGCGCACCATACAAGCATCGGTTTACCTCACGGCTGGCTTGCACAACGTGCTGGTTCACTACGGCGACCTGATCAACGAAAATTCGTTGATACTGGAGTATGAAAGTGCTGCGGCTGGAATAGTACGGCAAGTAGTACCCTCAACCGAGTTCTGTACTTCCATTCAACCCGCTATTGTTCAGCCGTCAGCGCTGGCTTATGCCCCAGCTTTCCAAACAGTGCTGGTTGGCAATAGTGGTACTTCTGTGGTTCCAACGGTTACGAGCGTCAGCACTCCACAATTTGTTCTGGCTAACACGAGCAGCCTACCAAACGGCATCACCATCAATGCAACAACTGGGCAGCTCAGCTTGGCTTCCACTGTGCCGGTAGGTGTTTACGAGGCTGAGGTGGCGGTGGTTAACGCGCAAGGAGCAGCTACTTTCCGTAGTGCCTATACGTTCACTGTAGCAGCGGCAGCGCCACTGAATTGCACGGGAACTCGCCCTGATGGTGGCCCGGCCACTAGCGGCATCTTTGCCGAGTATTACGCTGGCTACTTCAACGACAACCCTGCCTTCTTTACCACTAACACACCAAAGCTGACGCGGGTAGATACACAACTGAATTTCAGTGACGACGACCGTTGGGGCAACTTGGCTTTGACTTCCAGTGGCTCGATCGACAACCCAGACATGTACAGCGCCCGATTCCGGGGCCGCATTCTTATCCCAACGGCTGGCACGTACACGCTCTATCTGACCGCCGATGACGGAGCCCGCCTCTGGCTCGATACCCCGGCTGTGCAAGCTACTCCCGTCAATGCGGATGCCCTGATTAATAACAGCGGTCAGCACAGTGCCTTAACCGAATCGGCTACGGTTACGCTGGCTGCAGGCTACCACGATATTCAAATCCATTACGGCGAAGGTATTGGCAGCAACGTGCTGGTTTTAGAGTACGCCAGCACTACGGCTAATATTGCCCGGCAAGTGGTTCCAGCTTCGGCCTACTGCTCGGCGGTTAGCCCTATACCGCAATCGGTAAAGCCAGGTCAGAAGAACTCGCATTCGCTGTCGGTTGCTCCTAACCCAAACAATGGCACTTTCAAGGTGCACATCACCCAAAGCCAGCCAGATTCTGGCAAACTTCAGATGGTGGATGTACTTGGCCGTGTTTTGTTTGAAAAGCCAGTACCTAGCGCCTTGGAACAGGAGGTGCCGATAACAACAGAATACCTGCCCGTAGGCATGTACATGTTGCGTCTGATAACCGCTAATGGAACTGGCACGCAAAAGGTCGTGGTCGAGTAA
- a CDS encoding 3-oxoacyl-ACP synthase III family protein: protein MYIHQVAAYLPDYVVTNEHFTRLNGLASEWIIERTGIRERRKAGQGENTNTMAIEATRRALAQAPDFAATIDLIVGATYTPHDTIYTLAHAVQRDLGINEIPVVSISSACSSLLNAIEIVEGYFALGKASRAVVVVSEHNTAYNNEQDTMAGHLWGDGAATLLISKERLSPDDLRVVEVVTGGAAVVGKADESVTLKPVEKGIVMPHGRDVFTHACTYMARVTAQLLERQQLTVDDVAFLIPHQANLRITKNVLKQLGMPDERAVSNIEQLGNTGCAGAAIGLGDTWNQLRQGSRVVITVFGGGYSYGAMLLER from the coding sequence GTGTATATTCATCAGGTGGCAGCCTATCTGCCCGACTACGTAGTAACCAACGAGCATTTCACCCGTTTGAACGGTCTTGCCTCTGAGTGGATCATTGAGCGCACCGGCATTCGGGAACGGCGCAAAGCTGGTCAGGGCGAAAACACAAACACCATGGCCATCGAGGCCACGCGCCGGGCCCTTGCGCAAGCCCCCGACTTTGCGGCCACCATCGACCTGATTGTGGGGGCCACTTATACACCCCACGATACCATTTACACCCTTGCTCACGCTGTGCAGCGCGATTTGGGTATCAACGAAATTCCGGTAGTTAGCATTTCCTCGGCGTGCTCTTCACTGCTGAATGCCATTGAAATAGTAGAAGGCTACTTTGCCCTAGGCAAAGCGTCGAGGGCGGTGGTAGTGGTAAGTGAGCACAACACCGCCTACAACAACGAGCAGGACACCATGGCGGGCCACTTGTGGGGCGACGGGGCCGCTACGTTGCTCATCAGCAAAGAGCGCCTCAGTCCCGACGACCTGCGCGTGGTGGAAGTGGTGACCGGTGGCGCCGCCGTAGTAGGCAAAGCCGACGAATCAGTAACGCTGAAGCCGGTGGAAAAAGGCATCGTGATGCCCCACGGCCGCGACGTATTCACGCACGCCTGCACCTACATGGCTCGCGTAACGGCGCAGCTCTTGGAGCGGCAGCAACTCACCGTTGACGACGTGGCGTTCCTGATTCCGCACCAAGCCAATTTACGCATCACCAAAAACGTGCTCAAGCAATTAGGCATGCCCGATGAGCGGGCGGTATCCAACATCGAGCAGCTCGGCAACACCGGTTGTGCCGGCGCCGCCATCGGCCTAGGCGACACTTGGAACCAGTTGCGTCAAGGCAGCCGAGTGGTTATTACAGTGTTCGGCGGTGGCTACTCCTACGGCGCTATGCTGTTGGAACGGTAA
- a CDS encoding M13 family metallopeptidase translates to MNTPSLRPWLLAAPALLLALAGCQSGTKSGSNQPDLIQANLDTTVRPGDDFFKYANGTWLKKHPIPASESSWSIGQEVQGEVYARLRALNEEAAKAKAAAGTTQQKIGDFWATGMDSVTADKQGIAPLKPELDRLAALRTPADVQAAIARLIPLNVNALIGPFVSQDNKNSEKMALYLYQAGLGLPNRDYYFNKDKRTANIRKEYGGHVAKMLELMGEDAATAQRHSAQIVKLETALAGSSRKLEALRDPYANYNKMAVADLNKLTPGLDWKAWLAQMELGKVDSVIVGQPEFYREAGRLLRTTPIEDWKAYLQWQLLHTYATYLSKPIDNENFRFYGTVLQGRKEQRARWKRVLDEEEDAMGEALGQLFVKEYFSPETKARYAKLTENVVGAFREHIQALTWMSNSTKQKALVKLTKITPKVGYPDKWKDYSTLEINRDSYAANMMRASQWKYRYELNKLGKPVDRTEWGMTPQTYNAYYNPSNNEIVLPAAIFAIPGLQDANADDAIIYGYAGASTIGHELTHGFDDEGSQFDEKGNLRNWWSKKDRAAFQQRVNQIVRQFNGYTVLDSLHINGKATAGENIADLGGIVIAFDAFKKTDQYKKGEKIGGLTPTQRYFLGYALGWQGHQRDEVLAQRILTDVHSPASYRVNGPFADVPAFYEAFNVKPGDKLYRPDSARVTIW, encoded by the coding sequence ATGAACACTCCTTCTCTGCGTCCTTGGCTGCTGGCCGCGCCGGCGCTCTTGCTTGCTTTGGCCGGCTGCCAATCGGGCACCAAATCCGGCTCCAACCAACCGGACCTGATTCAAGCCAACCTCGACACCACCGTGCGCCCCGGCGACGACTTTTTCAAGTACGCCAATGGCACTTGGCTGAAGAAGCACCCGATTCCGGCTTCGGAAAGTAGCTGGAGCATCGGCCAAGAAGTGCAAGGTGAGGTGTATGCCCGGCTGCGGGCGCTCAACGAGGAAGCCGCCAAAGCCAAAGCCGCTGCAGGTACCACCCAACAGAAAATCGGCGACTTCTGGGCCACGGGCATGGACTCGGTAACAGCTGACAAACAAGGCATTGCACCGCTCAAGCCAGAGCTAGACCGCCTGGCTGCCCTGCGCACCCCCGCCGATGTACAAGCCGCCATTGCCCGCCTGATTCCGCTGAACGTGAATGCCCTGATCGGCCCCTTTGTGTCGCAGGACAACAAGAACAGCGAGAAGATGGCGCTGTACTTGTACCAGGCAGGTTTGGGCTTGCCAAACCGCGACTACTACTTCAACAAAGACAAACGCACGGCTAACATCCGCAAGGAGTATGGCGGGCACGTAGCCAAAATGCTGGAACTGATGGGCGAAGATGCTGCTACCGCCCAGCGCCACAGTGCCCAGATTGTGAAGTTGGAAACCGCCCTAGCCGGCTCGTCGCGTAAGCTCGAAGCCCTGCGCGACCCGTATGCCAACTACAACAAGATGGCCGTAGCCGACCTCAACAAGCTCACGCCCGGCCTCGACTGGAAGGCGTGGCTCGCCCAGATGGAGCTGGGCAAAGTGGATTCAGTTATTGTCGGGCAGCCAGAGTTTTACCGCGAAGCGGGCCGCCTGTTGCGCACTACGCCCATCGAAGATTGGAAAGCATATCTGCAGTGGCAACTACTGCACACCTATGCCACTTACCTCAGCAAGCCCATCGACAACGAAAACTTCCGCTTCTATGGCACCGTGCTGCAAGGCCGCAAGGAGCAGCGCGCCCGCTGGAAGCGCGTGCTCGACGAAGAGGAAGACGCCATGGGCGAAGCTTTAGGCCAGTTGTTCGTGAAAGAGTATTTCTCGCCCGAAACCAAAGCCCGCTACGCCAAACTCACTGAAAACGTGGTGGGTGCTTTCCGCGAGCATATTCAGGCTCTGACCTGGATGAGCAACTCCACCAAGCAAAAAGCGCTGGTGAAGCTCACCAAAATCACCCCGAAAGTAGGCTACCCCGACAAGTGGAAAGACTACTCGACGCTGGAAATCAACCGCGACTCTTACGCGGCCAACATGATGCGCGCCAGCCAGTGGAAATACCGCTACGAACTCAACAAGCTCGGCAAGCCCGTAGACCGCACCGAGTGGGGTATGACCCCGCAGACCTACAATGCCTACTACAACCCTAGCAACAACGAAATCGTGTTGCCGGCTGCCATCTTCGCTATTCCCGGCTTACAGGATGCCAACGCCGACGACGCCATCATCTACGGCTACGCCGGGGCTTCCACCATCGGGCACGAACTGACGCACGGCTTCGACGACGAAGGCAGCCAGTTCGATGAGAAAGGCAACCTGCGCAACTGGTGGAGCAAGAAAGACCGGGCCGCCTTCCAGCAGCGCGTCAACCAGATAGTGCGCCAATTCAACGGCTACACCGTACTGGATTCGTTGCATATCAATGGCAAAGCCACGGCTGGCGAAAACATTGCCGACCTCGGCGGCATTGTCATTGCCTTTGATGCTTTTAAGAAAACCGACCAATACAAGAAAGGCGAAAAGATTGGCGGCCTCACGCCCACGCAGCGCTACTTCCTCGGTTACGCTCTCGGTTGGCAGGGCCACCAGCGCGACGAAGTATTGGCGCAACGCATTCTGACGGATGTGCACTCGCCGGCCAGCTACCGTGTGAACGGTCCTTTTGCCGACGTGCCTGCTTTCTACGAGGCGTTCAACGTGAAACCTGGCGACAAGCTCTACCGCCCCGATTCTGCTCGCGTCACGATTTGGTAG
- a CDS encoding nuclear transport factor 2 family protein, producing MHANEQLLHRFYQAFQRRDHAGMAACYHPEATFEDAAFQLQGPAIGKMWRMLCERGKDLRLAYNDIQADDQQGSATWDAHYTFSQTGRPVHNHIQASFTFQDGLIRTHHDKFSFWRWSRQALGLIGWLLGWSGWLQNKVRRSAAESLAKYRANAG from the coding sequence ATGCACGCAAACGAACAGCTTCTGCACCGTTTCTACCAAGCTTTTCAGCGCCGCGACCATGCGGGTATGGCCGCTTGCTACCATCCCGAAGCTACCTTCGAAGACGCTGCTTTTCAACTGCAGGGCCCCGCTATTGGCAAGATGTGGCGCATGCTCTGCGAACGGGGCAAGGATCTGCGGCTCGCCTACAACGACATTCAGGCCGACGACCAGCAGGGTAGCGCCACTTGGGACGCGCACTACACGTTCTCCCAAACCGGCCGCCCAGTGCATAACCATATCCAAGCCAGCTTCACTTTCCAAGACGGACTCATTCGCACGCATCACGACAAGTTTAGCTTCTGGCGCTGGTCGCGGCAGGCCCTAGGGCTCATCGGGTGGCTGCTCGGTTGGTCGGGTTGGCTGCAGAATAAGGTGCGCAGATCAGCTGCCGAAAGCCTGGCTAAATACAGGGCCAACGCTGGCTAA
- a CDS encoding phosphatase PAP2 family protein: MKAKLFVFVFCWLLATQGIAQQEPGAGEWKTWVIPSGAAYRLPPPPSAKATRAEAQRLQALTQQRDSADIQLIRYWSAGAPGYRWQAIIDNLTTDLGTLARTKLLVNVAIYDATVAAWDSKYAYRRPRPTTKNPQLAAYLPNPDNPSYPSEHAVAASAAAEVLAYLFPAKADSLRQLAEDAGRSRLLAGVAYPSDVEAGTALGRHVAAAVIAYAKTDSCDTVWKGTMPTQAGLWHDKRTPMGAAWGNRRPFILTSGRQFRPGPPPDPAAGMKELKEFKRTPEAIFRTFYWAANTYWGEETDRKLFENNLYLNAPRAARVYALTSIATYDASIACWDAKYTYWCIRPYQYDSTFAITLPGTPPHPSYPSGHATISNARATVLSYLFPEDRKLFQQKAKEAAESRFEAGIHFRIDNTVGLEMGEKVGLEVVKRARQDGADAPPKLAKR; the protein is encoded by the coding sequence ATGAAGGCTAAGCTATTCGTTTTTGTGTTCTGCTGGCTGCTAGCTACGCAGGGCATTGCCCAACAGGAACCCGGTGCGGGGGAATGGAAAACGTGGGTGATTCCATCGGGGGCGGCGTACCGGCTGCCACCGCCACCATCGGCAAAGGCTACCCGAGCCGAGGCACAACGCTTACAGGCCTTAACACAGCAGCGTGACTCAGCCGATATCCAACTGATTCGGTACTGGAGTGCGGGCGCGCCGGGTTACCGCTGGCAAGCTATTATCGACAACCTAACGACTGACTTAGGAACACTAGCGCGCACCAAGCTGCTCGTCAACGTTGCTATCTATGATGCTACGGTGGCAGCCTGGGACAGCAAGTACGCCTACCGGCGCCCCCGGCCGACCACCAAGAACCCACAATTAGCTGCCTACCTGCCCAATCCCGACAACCCCTCCTATCCTTCGGAGCACGCGGTGGCAGCCAGCGCGGCGGCCGAAGTGCTAGCCTATTTGTTTCCAGCTAAAGCCGATTCGCTCCGGCAACTAGCCGAGGATGCGGGCCGCTCACGACTATTAGCGGGCGTGGCGTACCCGAGCGACGTAGAGGCGGGCACGGCGCTAGGGCGGCACGTGGCCGCTGCCGTCATAGCCTATGCCAAAACGGATAGCTGCGACACTGTCTGGAAAGGCACTATGCCCACGCAAGCCGGCCTCTGGCACGACAAACGAACCCCTATGGGCGCTGCTTGGGGCAACCGCCGGCCATTTATCTTGACCTCGGGCCGACAGTTCCGACCGGGCCCACCGCCAGACCCGGCGGCCGGCATGAAAGAATTAAAGGAATTCAAACGCACACCCGAAGCTATTTTTCGCACATTTTATTGGGCTGCCAACACCTATTGGGGCGAGGAAACCGACCGAAAGCTGTTTGAAAACAACCTCTATCTTAATGCACCTCGGGCGGCGCGGGTGTATGCCTTAACAAGCATCGCCACCTACGACGCCAGCATCGCCTGCTGGGACGCCAAGTACACGTATTGGTGTATTCGGCCTTACCAGTATGATTCCACTTTCGCAATCACGCTGCCCGGCACTCCTCCCCATCCGAGCTACCCCTCCGGCCACGCCACTATTTCCAACGCCCGCGCGACAGTGCTGAGTTATTTATTTCCTGAAGACCGAAAGCTGTTTCAGCAGAAAGCCAAGGAAGCCGCCGAATCGCGCTTTGAGGCCGGCATTCACTTCCGCATCGACAACACGGTGGGACTGGAAATGGGCGAAAAAGTAGGCCTTGAGGTAGTGAAACGAGCCCGCCAAGACGGGGCCGATGCACCACCTAAGTTGGCCAAGCGCTAA
- a CDS encoding DUF6992 family protein: MPFLLRLLLLSVLTFPAAAQQTLPAALPEYNAQRTLLDQRGMRVLGAWAVGNVGISGARAFATDGPEKYFHQMNVGWGVVNLALAGSALVSARHTTLPTDRASTAKAQLHTENLYLLNTGLDVAYVATGFYLKERARSRSTQRQQDRLTGYGRSLLLQGGFLFAFDGLMFAAHHAHGKSGLYPLLSHVQAGPNAIAFVVKL; the protein is encoded by the coding sequence ATGCCTTTCTTGCTACGCCTGCTCCTGCTTTCCGTTCTAACCTTTCCCGCGGCAGCGCAGCAGACCTTGCCTGCGGCGCTACCTGAGTACAACGCCCAGCGCACCCTCCTCGATCAGCGCGGCATGCGGGTACTTGGCGCGTGGGCCGTTGGCAATGTAGGTATAAGCGGGGCTCGCGCTTTCGCTACCGACGGCCCCGAGAAATACTTTCATCAGATGAACGTGGGCTGGGGCGTAGTGAACTTAGCACTTGCTGGCTCGGCGCTAGTTTCAGCCCGGCATACCACGCTGCCAACTGACAGAGCAAGCACAGCAAAAGCCCAGCTACACACCGAAAACCTTTACCTTCTCAATACCGGTCTCGACGTGGCCTACGTAGCCACGGGCTTCTATTTGAAAGAACGCGCCCGCAGCCGCTCCACCCAACGTCAGCAAGACCGCCTTACGGGCTACGGCCGCTCTTTGCTGCTGCAAGGAGGCTTCCTTTTCGCTTTCGATGGGCTTATGTTCGCAGCCCATCATGCACACGGAAAAAGCGGTTTATATCCGTTGCTGAGCCACGTACAAGCTGGCCCGAACGCTATAGCCTTTGTGGTGAAACTTTGA